From Mucilaginibacter rubeus, a single genomic window includes:
- a CDS encoding NAD(P)-dependent oxidoreductase, translated as MAILLILGGTGRTGAHLLRLALAEGHIVHALVRDCSKVKSSSSALYLFEGLPTNAERLKEAAFGCEAIISTLNISRTSDWPWAKLRTPVDLLSETIKHIISFGEEAPRRIIVTSAWGVNESRQEIPGWFRWLIDRSNIGPAYTDHGLQENLLADSRLEWTAVRPVGLVNLNRNKPVKVSLSGKPKPRLTISREAVARFLLYQVTDTRYIKACPVIYQ; from the coding sequence ATGGCAATCCTCCTTATCCTGGGCGGTACCGGTCGTACCGGTGCACATTTGTTGCGTTTGGCGCTTGCAGAAGGTCACATCGTACATGCTTTGGTACGTGACTGCAGTAAAGTAAAATCAAGCTCGTCGGCTTTGTATCTGTTTGAGGGTTTACCTACCAATGCGGAGCGGTTAAAGGAGGCGGCTTTTGGTTGTGAGGCTATTATCAGTACGTTGAATATATCCCGCACATCGGACTGGCCATGGGCAAAACTCCGCACGCCGGTGGACCTGCTTTCGGAAACGATTAAGCACATAATCTCTTTCGGGGAAGAAGCGCCACGCCGGATCATCGTTACGTCGGCCTGGGGAGTTAACGAGTCGCGGCAGGAAATACCCGGATGGTTTCGCTGGTTGATTGATCGCAGTAATATAGGCCCAGCTTACACAGATCATGGTCTGCAGGAAAATTTGCTGGCAGATAGCAGATTGGAATGGACTGCGGTTCGCCCGGTTGGGTTGGTTAATCTCAATCGGAATAAACCGGTGAAAGTTAGTTTAAGTGGAAAGCCGAAACCTCGGTTAACCATTAGCCGCGAGGCGGTCGCCCGTTTTTTGCTGTATCAGGTGACTGATACGCGTTATATAAAGGCCTGTCCCGTTATTTATCAGTAA
- a CDS encoding endonuclease/exonuclease/phosphatase family protein, producing the protein MKIKQYLFAVLFALVCMQGHAQHLIAGTFNLRFDNPRDTGNLWVNRAPVAAALIRFHQFDIFGTQEGLKNQLDDLNNALPEYERYGLGRDDGKDAGEHSAIFFKKSRFVLLKKGDFWLSETPDKPGLGWDATCCNRICSWVYLQDKESRKKFYFFNAHFDHQGKIAREESGKLILKKIKEIAGNENAIFTGDLNGDHNSTWYQRLATSNYLVDTYSQAAQPYEFNASFNSFGRALKSNGVIDHIFTTGKVDVKRWGILSDSYHGKFPSDHFPVLAEVNL; encoded by the coding sequence ATGAAAATAAAACAATATTTATTTGCCGTATTATTTGCGTTGGTATGTATGCAAGGCCATGCACAACATTTAATTGCAGGTACTTTCAACTTACGGTTTGATAACCCCAGGGATACCGGCAATTTATGGGTGAACCGTGCGCCGGTTGCTGCCGCGCTGATCCGTTTCCATCAGTTTGATATTTTTGGAACCCAGGAAGGGTTAAAAAATCAGTTGGATGACTTAAATAATGCCCTGCCCGAATATGAGCGTTATGGCTTAGGCAGGGATGACGGTAAGGATGCCGGCGAACATTCGGCCATCTTCTTTAAAAAGAGCCGATTTGTGTTATTAAAGAAAGGTGATTTCTGGTTGTCTGAAACACCTGATAAACCGGGTTTAGGCTGGGATGCGACTTGCTGCAACCGGATATGCTCATGGGTATACCTGCAGGATAAAGAAAGCAGGAAGAAATTCTATTTCTTTAACGCGCACTTTGATCACCAGGGAAAAATAGCCCGAGAGGAAAGTGGTAAATTGATCCTGAAAAAGATCAAAGAAATTGCCGGCAACGAAAATGCCATATTCACCGGCGATTTGAATGGCGATCATAACAGCACCTGGTACCAGCGTCTGGCCACCTCAAACTATTTGGTTGATACTTACAGCCAGGCTGCCCAGCCTTACGAGTTTAACGCCTCTTTTAACTCATTTGGAAGGGCTTTAAAATCAAACGGTGTAATCGATCATATTTTTACAACCGGTAAAGTGGATGTTAAAAGATGGGGGATTTTGAGCGACAGCTACCATGGTAAATTCCCATCAGATCATTTCCCGGTATTAGCGGAGGTGAATTTGTAG
- a CDS encoding glycoside hydrolase family 27 protein gives MNFTHQASRITFLISFLAIFIMLKSTAQVTKAPIMGWSSWNNFRVNIDEQMLRQQADAMITSGLYDAGYRFINIDDGYFGGRDANGKLFVDTGKFPSGMKALVDYIHSKKLKAGIYTDAGKNTCGSIWDKDEKGVGSGIYGHIEQDCNLFFKEWGFNFLKVDWCGGEVLKLDEQTEYMKIISATKAIDSNIVFNVCRWKFPGEWAINKADSWRISGDISAKFSSILAIIDIDTGLDKYASSGHYNDMDMLQVGRGMSYDEDKTHFSMWCMLNSPLLAGNDLRTMSKQTIDILTNKEIIALNQDPGFKQAKRISQENNIDVWVKPLGVNGDNSCAIAIMNRGDHETAFDLSAEKVNINSKSKLRDLWLHKNLGQIGRSKKITIPKHGVVVLRVSQNI, from the coding sequence ATGAATTTCACACATCAAGCCTCAAGAATTACATTCCTGATATCTTTCCTTGCTATTTTTATTATGCTCAAATCAACAGCGCAAGTAACAAAAGCGCCAATAATGGGTTGGAGCAGCTGGAACAATTTTCGCGTTAATATTGATGAGCAAATGCTAAGGCAACAAGCTGATGCAATGATAACAAGCGGTTTGTATGATGCGGGATACCGCTTTATTAATATTGATGACGGTTACTTTGGAGGCCGCGACGCGAATGGGAAATTATTTGTAGACACCGGTAAATTCCCATCAGGAATGAAAGCACTTGTTGATTACATTCACTCTAAAAAACTTAAAGCAGGTATTTATACCGATGCGGGAAAAAACACCTGCGGTTCGATATGGGATAAGGATGAGAAAGGCGTAGGATCGGGAATATACGGACACATTGAACAAGATTGTAACCTGTTTTTTAAAGAGTGGGGCTTTAACTTTCTTAAAGTGGACTGGTGTGGAGGGGAAGTCTTGAAGCTTGATGAGCAAACAGAATACATGAAAATTATTTCGGCAACAAAAGCTATTGACAGCAATATTGTTTTCAACGTTTGCCGCTGGAAGTTTCCCGGAGAATGGGCCATCAACAAAGCGGATTCATGGAGAATATCCGGAGACATCAGCGCGAAGTTTTCGTCTATCCTCGCGATCATAGATATTGACACAGGATTAGATAAATATGCTTCATCCGGCCATTACAATGATATGGACATGCTGCAGGTAGGCCGGGGTATGAGCTATGACGAGGATAAAACTCATTTTTCTATGTGGTGTATGCTTAATTCGCCATTGCTGGCCGGAAACGACCTTCGCACCATGTCTAAACAAACCATCGACATACTTACAAACAAAGAAATAATCGCATTAAATCAAGATCCTGGCTTTAAGCAGGCGAAGAGGATATCTCAGGAAAACAATATTGATGTTTGGGTAAAGCCGCTGGGAGTAAATGGCGATAACTCGTGCGCCATTGCGATCATGAACCGCGGTGATCATGAAACCGCTTTCGATTTGTCGGCAGAAAAGGTTAACATCAATTCCAAAAGCAAACTGCGGGACTTATGGCTGCATAAAAACCTTGGGCAGATAGGCAGATCAAAAAAAATCACTATCCCCAAACACGGCGTTGTTGTTTTGCGAGTATCCCAAAACATATAA